In Dioscorea cayenensis subsp. rotundata cultivar TDr96_F1 chromosome 9, TDr96_F1_v2_PseudoChromosome.rev07_lg8_w22 25.fasta, whole genome shotgun sequence, a genomic segment contains:
- the LOC120268352 gene encoding LOW QUALITY PROTEIN: photosystem II protein D1-like (The sequence of the model RefSeq protein was modified relative to this genomic sequence to represent the inferred CDS: deleted 5 bases in 4 codons), whose amino-acid sequence MTAILERCESTSLWGLFCNGITCTENHLYIGWFGVLMIPLILLTATSIFIIAFITASPVDIDGIREPLSGSLLYGNNIISGAIIPTSAAIGLHFFPIYMGSSILVILYNGGPYELIVLHFLLGVACYMGREWELSFRLGMRPWIAVAYSAPVAAATAVFLIYPIGQGSFSDGMPLGISGTFNFMIVFQAEHNILMHPFHMLGVAGVFGGSLFSAMHGSLVTSSLIRETTENESANEGYKFGQEGETYNIVAAHGYFGRLIFQYASFNNSRSLHFFLAAWPVVGIWFTALGISTMAFNLNGFNFNQSVVDSQGRVINTWADIINRANLGMEVMHERNAHNFPLDLAAVEVPSTNG is encoded by the exons ATGACTGCAATTTTAGAGAGATGCGAAAGTACAAGCCTATGGGGTCTCTTCTGCAATGGTATAACCTGCACTGAAAACCATCTTTACATTGGATGGTTTGGTGTTTTGATGATCCCG CTTATTTTATTGACCGCaacttctatatttattatAGCCTTCATCACTGCTTCTCCTGTAGATATTGATGGTATTCGTGAACCTCTTTCTGGATCTCTACTTTATGGAAACAATATTATCTCTGGTGCCATTATTCCTACTTCTGCAGCTATAGGTTTGCATTTTTTCCCGATATACATGGGAAGTAGCATATTGGTTATACTATACAATGGTGGTCCTTATGAATTAATTGTTCTACACTTCTTACTTGGTGTAGCTTGTTATATGGGTCGTGAGTGGGAACTTAGT TTCCGTTTGGGTATGCGTCCTTGGATTGCTGTTGCATAT TCAGCTCCTGTTGCAGCTGCTACTGCTGTT TTCTTGATCTATCCTATTGGTCAAGGAAGTTTTTCTGATGGTATGCCTTTAGGAATTTCTGGTACTTTTAACTTTATGATTGTATTCCAGGCAGAACACAATATCCTTATGCACCCATTTCACATGTTAGGCGTAGCTGGTGTATTCGGCGGCTCCCTATTTAGTGCTATGCATGGTTCTTTGGTAACCTCTAGTTTGATCAGGGAAACCACTGAAAACGAGTCTGCTAATGAAGGTTACAAATTCGGTCAAGAGGGAGAAACTTATAATATCGTAGCTGCTCATGGTTATTTTGGTCGATTGATCTTCCAATATGCTAGTTTCAACAATTCTCGTTCTTTACATTTCTTCTTGGCTGCTTGGCCTGTAGTAGGTATTTGGTTTACTGCTTTGGGTATTAGTACTATGGCTTTCAACTTAAATGGTTTCAATTTCAACCAATCCGTAGTTGACAGTCAAGGCCGTGTCATTAACACTTGGGCTGATATCATTAATCGTGCTAACCTTGGTATGGAAGTAATGCATGAACGTAATGCTCACAACTTTCCTCTAGACTTAGCTGCTGTTGAAGTTCCATCTACAAATGGATAA